The genomic DNA ATACTCACCAGCGGGCATACTCACTAGCGGGCATACTCACTAGCGGGCATACTCACCAGCGGGCATACTCACTAGTGACGATTATGGAGACCAGATACGGCATACCCACTAGCCGGGCATTCACTCACCAGCCGGGCATACCACTAAGGCATACCACTAGTAGGCATACCACTAGCCGGTGCTTAATTGCCACCAGCCGGCATACCACTGTTTACCCATTATGGAGACCAGACAGCGGCATACTCACCAGCCGGCATACTCACCGAGCGGCATACACCACTAGCGGCATACTCACCAGCCGGCATACCACCAGCTGGCATACCACTAGCCGGGCATACCACCACAGCGCCAGCATCACCAGCTGACATACTCACTAATGACGCATTATATATCTGGCATACCCACAGCATACCTCACCAGCCGGGCATACTTAATAGCGGCATTACCACCACTGGGCATAATGCCGGCATACCACTACATCAGTGACATACAATTATGGACGACTGGTGACCAGACAGCTTACATACCACCTAGCGGGCATACTCACCAGCGGCCATACTCACTAGCGGACATACTCACTAATGACGATTATGGAGACCAGACAGCGGGCATACTCACCAGCGGGCATACTTACTAGCAGGCATACTCACTAGTGGGCATACTCACCAGCGGGCATACTCACTAGCGGACATACTCACTAGCGGGCATACTCACTAGTGACGATTATGGAGACCAGACAGCGAGCATACTCACTAGTGACGtgtatggacagacagacagacagaaaggcagAGGGGGAGGTGGCAGGCGTACTCACTGGTGATGCGTACGGCGCGGTCGTTCCTGTAGTCCTCCACGTCGGGCTCATCAGTGTCGGCCAGGAAGTTATACTCCGGGTCGTCGTCATCGTCAACTTCCTCTGCAGCACAGAACACACTGTTCATTCCAACGGACTTTTTCACAGACGTATATATATCTGATCAGATGTCCTAATGTATGGTCAGGACGACAAACATCACTTCAGAAAAAATATTGTTTCAATTTGTTTGATGTATGTGACAAGGTCTGCAACACCCTAGCAGACACAAAGTCTTTTTTACATCATATTCTGCTGAGCGACATTTGTCGCTTGGACCATAAATTAAAGGGGAATTTCAGCaaattttcacatagatctccgtttctcgaggtcaccgagtactatcggtacaaaaaaacaaacaaaaacaatctgtTTTACCTaactcaagttgctgcagccctACACTCTGGGCCCCACCCCTACCTTACCTTTGTTGTACATGCCAGAGCTCTGCAACCTTGTGTGTAAAAATGAgtaagtgtgtaaaaattgtttTAGAGGACTGTTTTACGAATGTGCTCGCTGCACTCagatctggtgtagccagttccattgactACTGTGGAGGCTAATTGCTGCAGCATACGCTACAGAAGATCATtgtagctaattgttgcagcataccGTACACTACGGAAGCTAATTGTAGTTAATTATTGTAGCATACGCTACACTATGGAAGCTAATTGTAGTTAACTGTTGCAGCATATGCTATGGAAGCTAATtgtagctaattgttgcagcatacgctatggaagctaattgtagctaattgttgcagcatacaCTTGAAAGCTAAttgctaattgttgcagcatcgCCACACTATGTGGAAGCCAATtgtagctaattgttgcagcatacgccatggaagctaattgtagctaattgttgcagcatacaCATTATGGAAGCTAATAATTGTAGCATACACTTGGAAGCCAATTGTAGCTAATTGTTAAGGCATACACTATGGAAGCCACCAGCTAATTGTTGCACTACGGAAGCCAATtgtagctaattgttgcagcatacgcCATTACACTACTAAGCATCAGAGCTAATTGTCGGCAGAGTTACCACCATGGAAGCTAATtgtagctaattgttgcagcatacactatggaagctaattgtagctaattgttgcagcatacgcTACACTATGGAAGCTAATtgtagctaattgttgcagcatacgcTACACTATGGAAGCTAATtgtagctaattgttgcagcatacacaatggaagctaattgtagctaattgttgcagcatacaCTATGGAAGCTAATTGTAGCTAATTGTTAAGGCATACACTATGGAAGCCAATtgtagctaattgttgcagcatacgcTACGGAAGCTAATtgtagctaattgttgcagcatacgcTACACTATGGAAGCTAATtgtagctaattgttgcagcatacacaatggaagctaattgtagctaattgttgcagcatacaCTATGGAAGCTAATTGTAGCTAATTGTTTTGGCATCtggctaattgttgcagcatacaCTATGGAGCCTAATTGTAGCTAATTGTTTGCAGCATGCAGCTCTGCAGCATACACTGCGGCATGGAAGCCTAATtgtagctaattgttgcagcatacaCTATGATAGAAGGAAGTTGCTAATTAGAAGCTATGGATAATGTTGCAGCATACACTATGGATCGCttcagttgcatgtccagtgtagccccAGTGTTATTCTTGTTGTTTACGCCACAGCTCCACTCCCTTACCCTCGTTGCTCATGGAACTCATGAGTCCTTGCAGCCAGTGTGTCCACTCCCGGTCCTCGTGAGCGGAGAACATGTCGTAGAGGTCAGGGGTGAAATCCGGCGCACGCAGCTCCGCCTCCAGCTCCTCTAAGGGGACGTCTCTCAGGGGCCGCTTGGAGCGCGTGCGGAACGCCATCACACCCTCTGCCCCGCCACCACCCAGTGTCTGAGAGGAACACACAGTACAGGTCAGTGTTGGGTACAGGTGTGGGCTGTGTTGGGTAGAGGTGTTGGGTACAGGTGTGGGTTGTGTTGGGTAgtgggtgcaggtgtgtgctgtgttgggtaCAGTTGTGGGCTGTGTTGGGTAcagttgtgtgtgctgtgttgggtaCAGGTGAGTGCTGTGTTGGGTAGAGGTAAGGGCTGTGTTGGGTACAGGTGAGGGCTGTGTTGGGTAGAGGTGTTGGGTAGAGGTGTGGGCTGTGTTGGGTAGAGGTGTGGGCTGTGTTGGGTACAGGTGTGGGCTGTGTTGGGTAGAGGGTACAGGTGTGGGCTGTGTTGGGTAGAGGGTACAGGTGTGGGCTGTGTTTGGTGCAGGTGTGGGCTGTGTTTGGTGCAGGTGAGGGCTGTGTTGGGTACAGGTGTGGGCTGTGTTGGGTACAGGTGTTGGGTACAGGTGTTGGGTACAGGTGTTGGGTACAGGCAGTGGTGTAGTGGGGATTTTTAAAGTGGGGGGCTATTGGCCATGACCATCATTGCGAAACCCAAATACGAACTCGCACCTCCACATACATCGGTGCGTAAGGCCAAGGCCAAATTTTTACCAGCTTTCATGAACATGAAACCGAATTTAAAAATAATGACATTAAATGACATGGAATGATTAAATGACATGGATTAGCTTCAaaatgtacagtagcctaatgtcaaactacacttttccaccaaagtCTATATGGTCTGTAAcctatttattttgttgtatcatacaataaagagacaaaccataatgtagagTAGCCTATATATAGCGTTGTCTAATCTTGACGCATAACATGCCGCGGCATGGCTTCATTCACACAATTCAATACACACAACTTCAATAGCACAAGCAGGATTCACACGCATTCAACACGCTGTGTGGCCAGTGTAGCTCAATTTGAGGGGGCGTCATATGAATGTCATTGTGAATGATTAAAATGCAGAGGTGCacagtcaacaaaacaaaacaaaacaaaacaataacagaAAGAACACTGGGCAGGCAAGTGCCAGTCAtttgaaaagtttttgtttGGATGAAAGTAGCTGCACCAATAGTAAGTTTTTCCTAAAGTTGTTCAGGTTCACCGTTGGGGGTTAAATAGCCTTATCACTTATATTGGAGCTCCCTCGGTAAAAATCACTCGTATTACTCACACATGCTTATCGTGTCATTTTGACCACTGGATTAGCCTACctgctttctgcaaaacacaaacGAAGGAATTGCAACAGTGGGCCATGAAGATGCTTGCTAATTTCGGATACAGGCAGTATAATCTATGGTTTTCTAGCCACTTTCTAGCTACTTCGGATGCTTGCTGAAATCCACGAGCTGCGTGGTTTTTTAATGTCTTCTGcatggtggaggaggggggcgtTCCCCAAGGcgcccactacacccctgggtACAGGTGAGTGCTGTGTTGGGTACAGGTGAGTGCTGTGTTGGGTGCAGGTGAGTGCTGTGTTGGGTACAGGTGAGTGCTGTGTTGGGTGCAGGTGTTGGGTACAGGTGAGTGCTGTGTTGGGTACAGGTGAGTGCTGTGTTGGGTGCAGGTGAGTGCTGTGTTGGGTGCAGGTGAGTGCTGTGTTGGGTACAGGTGAGTGCTGTGTTGGGTGCAGGTGTTGGGTACAGGTGAGTGCTGTGTTGGGTACAGGTGAGTGCTGTGTTGGGTACAGGTGAGTGCTGTGTTGGGTGCAGGTGTTGGGTACAGGTGAGGGCTGTGTTGGGTACAGGTGAGTGCTGTGTTGGGTGCAGGTGAGGGCTGTGTTGGGTAGGTGCAGGTGAGTGTTGGGTAGAGGTCAGTGCTGTGTTGGGTAcagggtgcaggtgtgtgttgggTGCGGTCACCTGGTAGGGCTCTATGCAGTGTGAGCTGAAGGCCAGCTCCTCGTCCACAGCGTGGAGCTTCTCCATGAAGCTGCTCTCTCGGCTGGGCCGAGGGGGTGCGGGTGGTCCAGGGGCTGGCtgcggagggggaggggggcccaTGGGAACGACCTCCACCCTCACATGCCCCGACCTCCGAGACAACTACAGCAGGTCACAGGGGAGGTCATTACACCAGTGAGGACGGTGCAAcagcatgactgtgtgtgtgtgtgtgtgtgtgtgtttgtgtgtatgagtgagtgtgtgtgtatgtgtgtgtgatggagtacCTGGTGAGAGCCACTGTTTCTGTCTTCGTCGTGAACTCTGTGAATACTTCTGCTGCCACGCGGGGATGAGGCAGTACTCTCCAAGTCACTCTCCAGTAGcgtctggaacacacacacacacacagcaattatTTCTTCATTATATGAACATGAGCCCAAGAGAGactctcacacaaccacacacatgcgcacacacacacacacacacacacacaaacacacacatgcacacacacaatcacactcacacacaatcacactcactcacctcctcAGCAgtttcatcttcatcatcatcgtcaggaCAGTACTCCTCATCTGATGAGTCTTCCTCCTCCAGGGGAATGTCCACAAACTGGGGAGCCTTCACACCAGCGAGCACACCCAACATTTGCAGACAAGAAACACATCCAACAGCATTACCAGACAAGAAAACAGCAACGCATCCAACAGCATTACCAGACAAGAAAACAGCAACACATCCAACAGCATTACCAGACAAGAAAACAGCAACACATCCAACAACATTACCAGACACGGAAACACATCCAACAACATTACCAGACAGGGCCACACATCCAACAGCATTACCAGACAAGAAAACAGCACCACATCCAACAGCATTACCAGACAAGGCCAAACATCCAACAGCATTACCAGACAAGAAAACAGCAACACATCCAACAGCATTACCAGACAAGGCCAAACATCCAACAGCATTACCAGACAAGAAAACAGCAACACATCTAACAGCATTACCAGACAAGGCCAAAGATCCAACAGCATTACCAGACAAGGCCACACATCCAACAGCATTACCAGACAAGGCCACACATCCAACAGCATGACCAGACAAGGCCACACTACATGACCAGAGTGCAGACAGGGCAGCACAGGGACTAGCTGGCACATTAAGTGACTGTTACCTTTGCTTCACTGGGTTTTTTGATTGGTGAGATGTTCCATGTAGGAATGACCTAAAAGATATAATCCATCTTCAAAGTCAAGTAGAAGACCATCATACATTTAACTGGgcacacacccataaacacacacatacacaaacaggttcttaaaaacaaaacattaaggAGACAGGCTGGCCTACTACTAGGGTTACTGTTCAGTAGATtactgtggacacacacacacacacacacacacaaaactcctGGGCCCTGGCCAGGCAGACActcaccactcctctctctaccACCTCCTTCAGCTTGGAGCGAGTCATCTTCGGCTCCtgtcacacacagagggagagaaactgatcaaaaatacacgcacacacacaccaggagagacattgatcacacacacacaaaacaccaggAGAGacattgatcacacacacactgggagacAGGAATGAGGCACTCCACTCACAAACACAGGTACAGGCTCAGTCTCATTGATGGCAGCTTTCATCATGGCAACCACATGCTCGTTTGTGATGACTTCCTGTGAACAGAAGGCTAAAGTCAGAGGTCATTTCTTACTGGACTGTACATAAGAGAACtgaaccccaaccctaacccaacGGCTAGCAGGCAGATCAGGCAGTGACCCTTTAACTGCTTGAAGGCCTTACGTCTCTGGCCTGGAGACTGAGAGATGTTCATGAAGTGAGGTCTATAAACTaaatcagtggtgtgtgtgtgtgtgtgtgtgtatgtgtgtgtggttgcctgGAGACTGAGAGATGTTCATGAAGTGAGGTCTATAAACTAAATCAGTGGTTCCCAATTggtctgacctctgaccttgagTTGTAagcataaaataaacaaattctaTAAACATAGCACATTAGCCTAAGCAATAACATCAGACAGGATGCTAATTATAATCCTAAACCAGGAATGTAAGTGTTTGGGTTACAGATAATCCTCATCCAGGaatgtaagtgtttgggatacAATTaatcttaaaggaaccgtatgtaagaaatgtatttcaattaatcctaaaatggccctgatatgtcactagacattaagaaatcatgttaatttcaactacttatatcactgacaacagtagtccgaccaggatattgtcatttaaaaagtgaagttgcagccctcaactgatgttgatgttgtgttttgtcatgtcatgttgtattttggcctgatgcgccaccctcagCCTATCTACTAATCAAGAAGACAGTACTGTTTCGGCATccaggttggcaacctcgagtcaggggggagggagaggcgatacaccgctctacagtaatttgaaagtgattgcagtaccagttttggccacaatcttacatatggttcctttaatccAGGAATGTGAGTGTTTGGGATACAGTTCATCCTAATACGGGAATGTCAGTGTTTGGGTTACAATTAATCTTAATCCAGGAATGTGAGTGTTTGGGATACAGTTCATCCTAATCCGGGAATGTCAGTGTTTGGGTTACAATTAATCTTAATCCAGGAGTGGGAGTGTTTGGGACACAGTTCATCCTAATCCGGGAATGTGAGTGTTACAATTAATCTTAATCCAGGAGTGTGAGTGTTCGGGTTACAGTTAATCTTAATCcaggagtgtgagtgtttgggtTGGAATTAATCTTAatccaggagtgtgtgtgtttgggatacAGTTAATCTTAATCcaggagtgtgagtgtttgggtTACAGTTAATCTTAATCCAGGAATGAGGGACTAACATGGATGATGCTGCGGACATTGGCGGAGGTCAGTCTGTGCTGGCGGGATTTGTTCTCCAGATCGCGGTCCAGCTCGCGGTCGATTTGCAGCTCCGGTtgcacctcctcctgctcctcctcctcccccccctcctcttgctcctcctgcACCTGCGTCTCCTCCTCCAGGGGATCGTtggctctcctcctcttcccccctcccttcctcctgccACTCCGACGACCTCTCCCATGTCCTTCAGCTGTCAACAGAGGGGCATAGAGGagatcagaaacacacacaccacaatacacacacacacacacaccacaatacacacacacacacacaccacaatacacacacaccacaatatacacaaacacacacacaccacaatacacacaaactcacacacacaccaaaatacaaactcacaaacacacacacacaccacaatacattaatactcacacaacacacacacactacaatacaaactcacacacacacaccaaccaaactcaacacacaccacaatacacacacacacacactgcaatacaaactctctctctctcacacacacacacacaaacattcactcaCAAacatcacactacacacacacacacacacacatacaaacattcaCTCAAAAacatcacactacacacacactcacactcatccaGAGTGATGACCAAGGCCTGCTCAGCCTCCTGTCCCTCAGCCTCTCCTTCACTTGGACCCTCAGCATGGTCACGGTCAATCTGtgttagacctacacacacacacacaaacacaaacacattcacacacgcacacacacagacagagagagagagagagagagagagagagagtttgcatATGGTTATGCAGAACCCCAGTCCCCCTCAAcacaaaagtacacacacacacacacacacaccttcaggaaAGGATGCTGGACTGAGGCCCTGTAGCCTCGGGGAACGCCTCCACAGCTGGCCTTCTGAGTCCCCCTCTTTGGCCACTTTAGAGCTCTGCGCTCTGTGTGTGGGAGTTTGTGGCAGAACATCTGCAGGCAAAACGGTTCCACACTCATCTGCCGGCAGAACGGTTCCACACTCACCCTCCGCTGATCTCAGGCTCTTGGATCGGATGGAACCGGGCTTCAAAGTGCCGGCCTTGCGTTTGCGAGGCAGGCTCATGTCCTCATCGGGTGTCTAACTGGGGGCAAGTTATGACAACGTCGTTTCTCAGAACAAAATAGTTCTACAACTAATCGAGTTGTTAGTGACACAATACTGGCAGTAAGTTAATGTTACTTTATATCACAACATGCAGCGTTAAGTTTATGTTGCGGAACTGGTTTCATATCACACATGAACGCTGTCTGGAAGACTAATATGCCACTGATGcggaatgtaaacacacacaaccctgaCAGTTCACTAGCCGGCGAGCTAACGTTGGCCGGAAAGCAAGCTTTCCTTGTCATAACCTTGTGCTACAAGTATATTCCCTCATATTAGTACCATGGGGAACAAAACGATGTTCTGTTTTCATGTTCACTAAACAAAATGTGTATAATACCATACCCGCCATCTGCCGCTTTCTAAACAGACTTCTGCAGCCGACGCGCAACCCTTTCAAATAGACTTCCGGGTGTCACAGCAAAACACTTCCCTTCTGAAAAACTAACTAGGGCGAAAAAAATATCTAGTGAATGAAGCTAGTTAACACAAAGCGTtcaaaagtaataataataatattaataacattattattattattattattaataataataataataataataataataataataataataatactgtttttgttattgattttattattatacCTAGGTAAGGTATACTTATCACTAAATTAACACTACAGATAGAAACACAACTCGCCCAAGCCATTTTCCTTCTTGCTCAATTACAGCAGTTTTAACTTATTTATgcattacaaattacaaataaatgtccttattattattattattattattattattaataataatattattatatattttttcctgtaggctatttgctttCCAAGCGATCTCATGAACAAACTTTTTTCGGAGGCCGGGATTTTACATTTATAAAACGTTTCCCAATCGAGAGTCTCCAGATTCTATTCACTTcgtgaatgagtttggattttccaggctacgcTTTGGGCCTAAAAACTGGGTAGTGTTCCTGCAGAAAATGGGCGGCCACAATCATCGTGCTTTGACTGATCAGCCTATAGGTCCAGTCACGCCATAAAGTCCCAATCAAGTTATAGTCTTCACCTGTGTGCTTCCATTCAACGACAATTTATAAGCCCATGGAGGTATAGCCTATTGTCGCTTAAAGGCTAGGGTTGACTTGAATATTGTTTATTTGACTTTAAAAAGCGTCATGTTTGGCTTCAGTTCATCTGCGCGTTCACTGCCACCTAAGACTGCGAAGGCGGTGTGCCAGCGTATGCCACTGACTCCCGAGCGGATTCCAAGCTTCATCATTCCATCGAAATTAAAGATTTCATCACCACGCTCTCATCATGAGGACACCGACCGCACGCGCCTGCTGTCTCCCGACCACTGCGCCAGTCCGCGCAGGCGGGATATTCTATCGCCTTCGTTCTCCCCGTCCAAGCGTTCCGCGAGATTCTACAAACTTTCACCTGCGTCGGCTGGGAAAGTCGCGCACGCAGCCGGTCGAGTCCAGGAGGACCGGACGGACATCTCGACCCGCGCAGCTATGGGTTTGGAGCACGTGAAGAAAATCTCAACGCCATACGGATTCCGGACCTTGGCGGAGAGTCCCCATGTCAGGCGTCGAGAATCGCTGTTTCATCGGGACCTCACTAACGCTTCAGACGCCAGCCCCGGTGTGGGGTCGTCTGCGAGCGGGCGACGGGTAAACGCAGCACGCCTACCTAGTGATGCAGAGCTGGTTGAAAGTCCGTCCGAAGCCCTAGAGGATGACCGCGCGAGGAAAAGGCCCAGTCCAAACCGTGTCTTTAAGTCCGCAAAAGATGGACTTAAAATGTTTCTGAAAAAGACTCGTTATGTCCTTAGGACGCCAAGTCCTCTACGGGCGAAGGGACTTTCATGTAGGCTTACATATTCATGATCTGAGTAGACCTATATTCCATAATgtgcctgttttttttcttttgtttattttaaaaatatgtgtATCTCCATTTAACCTATTAAAGTGTTTTAATAAATTACTCTTGAGATGCTTTGAATCTTACCTCGTTATTCTTGGTCCGAATTAAGACAAGGAGCCCCTATTCCACTGAGGAATTTCTTACAAtgcacaacaaactttttttttttattattattcggtGCTCAACTTCTGCTCTCTTTGCAGCCTGACCTGCTGTGGCAAGATGCACACGTGCTTCTCACTATTGGACTGGTCACTGGTGTGAGTCAGCCAATTTAGTCTCAGAAGGCCCTTACCAAGCCTAGTCTATGATTAGGATCAGCCCGTGCACCACTGATCCCTGCCCTACTAGAGCAAATATCCTTACTACTTTCAAATTAAACTTAATCACACTGTAGCCTCCAGCCTACAAATCGCCAATACGTTTGTGTCCACTTATGGTGCAGCACTTTATTAGCTTGTTTCCAAAAATGTGAGCCTGTGTTTGCTATTTTTAAAGATGGTTATTGAAGCTAAACCCCCACATCCTGACCCCCTTGGTTACGTACGCTTCTGTAGTCACTTTAGTCTCCCCTCCCGTCTCCATTGGTTACGCACGGACATCCCTCCTGTCCTGTAGTCACTCTAGTCTCCCTTGGTTACGCACGGACATAAGGATGTCTCCTCATGAAATGTgtagcatgcataaggatgtctCCTCATGAGATGTGTATTCTTCTTATGCAATGACTGGGTGTgtatgactgtttgtgtgtttatgtgtgctgctaatgctattttataggtttttatttattcttt from Alosa alosa isolate M-15738 ecotype Scorff River chromosome 20, AALO_Geno_1.1, whole genome shotgun sequence includes the following:
- the LOC125285132 gene encoding C2 calcium-dependent domain-containing protein 4C-like, whose translation is MFGFSSSARSLPPKTAKAVCQRMPLTPERIPSFIIPSKLKISSPRSHHEDTDRTRLLSPDHCASPRRRDILSPSFSPSKRSARFYKLSPASAGKVAHAAGRVQEDRTDISTRAAMGLEHVKKISTPYGFRTLAESPHVRRRESLFHRDLTNASDASPGVGSSASGRRVNAARLPSDAELVESPSEALEDDRARKRPSPNRVFKSAKDGLKMFLKKTRYVLRTPSPLRAKGLSCRLTYS